One part of the Francisella adeliensis genome encodes these proteins:
- a CDS encoding cation:proton antiporter, translating into MSHHSLFVLLCIITALASYINLKYLKLPKPVGLIVISAGFSLILLVLINFKPHLFDPVYNQLDSVNFKAVVLHGMLGYLLFASAMHLNLLNLKKHFLGVLTLSSIGVVISTFIIGTLGWLIIPMILGKQLPYVVYLLVGAIVSPTDPVTVFAVFKKNKNVPTRVKSLLEGESLFNDVISIVLFMILVSITFGSNTDISILHIAELFLQESLGGILLGVLLGVVGMSLMHNSDDSHTLIIISLAIVSSGFWLAQQLEVSGPLVMVVSGLIIGNSKFKSRLSNREVKKFTDFWLTIDELLNAFLFVLVGIKILELDYSNKILFVGIVSFIITVIARYISVAISVFLRNRGVPKDYSRNNIVMTWAGLRGGVSIALALSLPMDSRYVLLFSIVYIVVILSIFIQGTTFKNLLDKFYG; encoded by the coding sequence ATGAGTCACCATAGTTTATTTGTATTACTTTGTATCATTACGGCATTAGCAAGTTATATTAACCTAAAGTATCTTAAACTGCCAAAACCTGTAGGCTTGATAGTTATTAGTGCTGGTTTTTCTTTGATACTACTGGTTTTAATAAACTTTAAACCACACTTATTTGACCCTGTTTATAATCAACTAGATAGTGTTAACTTTAAGGCAGTTGTATTACATGGCATGCTTGGTTACTTGCTTTTCGCCTCAGCAATGCACCTTAACTTACTAAATCTTAAAAAACACTTTTTAGGTGTTTTGACTCTTTCTAGCATAGGAGTAGTTATCTCAACATTTATCATAGGTACCCTTGGATGGCTAATTATCCCAATGATTTTAGGCAAACAACTTCCTTATGTTGTATATCTGTTAGTGGGGGCTATAGTTTCCCCTACAGATCCTGTTACAGTATTTGCCGTTTTCAAAAAAAACAAAAATGTTCCAACAAGGGTTAAATCACTCCTAGAAGGTGAATCTCTGTTTAACGATGTAATATCCATAGTTCTCTTTATGATATTAGTATCTATAACATTTGGTTCAAATACGGACATCTCTATTTTACATATTGCTGAACTGTTTTTGCAAGAAAGTCTAGGAGGAATACTATTGGGTGTACTATTAGGTGTAGTTGGTATGTCATTAATGCATAACTCTGATGATAGTCATACTTTAATTATTATTTCTTTAGCAATCGTTAGCTCAGGATTTTGGCTAGCTCAACAACTTGAGGTTTCAGGTCCTCTAGTAATGGTAGTATCTGGACTTATTATTGGTAACAGCAAATTTAAAAGTAGACTATCTAACAGAGAGGTCAAAAAATTCACAGATTTTTGGTTAACAATTGATGAATTATTAAATGCATTTTTATTTGTTTTAGTCGGAATAAAAATATTAGAACTAGATTATTCGAATAAAATACTATTTGTTGGGATTGTGTCGTTTATTATTACCGTTATTGCTAGATATATAAGTGTTGCCATATCTGTGTTTTTACGAAACAGAGGTGTTCCTAAAGACTACAGTCGGAACAATATTGTAATGACATGGGCGGGATTAAGAGGAGGAGTATCTATTGCGCTAGCCTTATCCCTACCCATGGATAGTAGGTATGTACTTTTATTTTCTATTGTATATATTGTTGTAATACTATCTATATTTATTCAAGGAACCACATTTAAAAACTTACTTGATAAGTTTTATGGTTAG
- the dnaX gene encoding DNA polymerase III subunit gamma/tau: protein MSYQALARKYRPQSFSEVAGQQHALNSLVHALETQKVHHAYLFTGTRGVGKTTLGRLLAKCLNCKTGVTAEPCNECENCVAINNNSFIDLIEIDAASRTGVEETKEILDNIAYMPSQGKYKVYLIDEVHMLSKQSFNALLKTLEEPPEYVKFILATTDYHKIPVTILSRCIQLHLKHISQTDIKAQINEVLTKESIESDQQSLDYIAYHAKGSLRDALSLTDQAISFCNGKLEQAKIKQMLGVVDNEEVYTIVKAIIKNDPNAILPAVKNLTLSESNAEAVLDRIAEIWFSCCIYSFTQSLDVINDIDIDIINEILAHLSVEQAHFLYQLTISAKKDISLAPSFETGVTMAVLRLIAFQKKSLNSSETTDSKPVEANLSQETRKDISRLKEEFKQPTKASPSVNNAQESKVSKPIVEHLPKPKTATVMQPQPQPQPQPQPQPQPQPQPQPQPQPQRDDTPLDTKWFNLLNKIKIKGFTKTLAFNSNLAKVTDNHFEIHLNDDAKKTLELDPQCLSKLQASIGEYFKNPSFRLDIKNHQTNLTSSNQKSPAEIKRQNAVDLVNNDKNVNLIKETLGLDILDENIELID, encoded by the coding sequence ATGTCATATCAAGCATTAGCACGTAAATATCGCCCTCAATCCTTCTCCGAAGTTGCAGGACAACAGCATGCTCTAAACAGTTTAGTTCACGCTTTAGAAACACAAAAAGTTCATCATGCTTATCTTTTCACAGGTACGCGTGGTGTGGGCAAAACTACCCTTGGCAGACTACTTGCAAAATGTTTAAACTGCAAAACTGGTGTAACTGCAGAACCATGTAATGAGTGCGAAAATTGTGTAGCTATAAATAATAATAGCTTTATCGACCTAATTGAGATAGATGCAGCCTCGCGTACAGGAGTTGAAGAAACTAAAGAGATATTAGATAACATCGCTTATATGCCTTCTCAAGGTAAATACAAAGTCTACCTAATAGATGAAGTACATATGCTTTCTAAACAAAGTTTTAACGCCCTGCTAAAAACTCTTGAAGAGCCACCGGAATATGTCAAATTTATATTAGCTACAACTGATTATCATAAAATCCCAGTAACCATACTTTCAAGGTGTATACAACTTCATCTTAAGCATATTTCTCAAACAGATATTAAAGCACAAATAAATGAAGTTCTTACCAAAGAATCAATCGAATCAGATCAACAATCTCTAGACTATATAGCATACCATGCCAAAGGTAGCTTAAGAGATGCTTTAAGCTTGACTGACCAAGCTATAAGCTTTTGTAATGGTAAGCTAGAACAAGCTAAAATAAAACAAATGCTCGGTGTTGTTGACAATGAAGAGGTTTATACTATAGTCAAAGCTATTATCAAAAATGATCCAAATGCGATACTACCCGCTGTGAAAAACCTAACATTAAGCGAATCAAATGCTGAAGCTGTGCTTGATAGGATTGCTGAAATATGGTTTAGCTGTTGTATATATAGCTTCACGCAAAGCCTTGATGTTATAAATGATATAGACATTGATATAATTAATGAAATTTTAGCTCACCTTTCTGTAGAGCAGGCTCACTTTCTGTATCAGCTAACGATATCTGCCAAAAAAGATATTTCACTAGCACCAAGTTTTGAAACTGGCGTGACTATGGCTGTGCTTCGTCTTATTGCATTTCAAAAAAAAAGCCTAAATAGTAGCGAGACTACAGATTCAAAACCTGTTGAGGCTAATCTTTCACAAGAAACTAGAAAAGATATTTCTCGACTTAAAGAAGAATTTAAACAACCGACTAAAGCAAGTCCTAGCGTAAATAATGCTCAAGAGTCTAAAGTTTCTAAGCCTATAGTAGAACATTTACCTAAACCTAAAACCGCAACCGTAATGCAACCGCAACCGCAACCGCAACCGCAACCGCAACCGCAACCGCAACCGCAACCGCAACCGCAACCGCAACCGCAACCGCAACGCGATGATACACCTTTAGATACAAAATGGTTTAATCTTTTAAATAAAATCAAAATAAAAGGGTTCACTAAGACTCTAGCTTTTAACAGCAATCTCGCAAAAGTTACAGATAACCATTTTGAAATTCATTTAAATGATGATGCTAAAAAGACTCTTGAACTAGACCCGCAATGTTTATCTAAGCTTCAAGCTAGTATTGGAGAATATTTCAAAAACCCAAGCTTTAGATTAGATATAAAAAACCATCAAACAAATCTAACAAGCTCCAACCAAAAATCTCCCGCAGAAATTAAAAGGCAGAATGCGGTAGATTTAGTTAATAACGATAAAAATGTAAATTTGATAAAAGAAACCCTAGGCTTAGATATCCTAGATGAGAATATTGAGCTGATAGATTAA
- the lysS gene encoding lysine--tRNA ligase has protein sequence MSSKLKDLIKVSIKEYLEANEIAMKDAVRGKIREQVQNIITEKGLDEKSDGVKELSASLVKKQITELQESSQMTLRKEKLQSLAGKNDGISHPNSFRRNAVANDLQNKYASFTKPELEELENKEQYSVTGRVVLRRVMGKASFITLQDYSGRIQCYLKKSDLPEGQYDTFKNLCDLGDIVGITGTMFKTNTGELSVEASHFEVLTKSIRPLPDKFHGLADQEMRYRQRYVDLITNEKARDVFKVRSKVVSFIRNYFDSLSFMEVETPMMHVLQGGAAAKPFRTHHNALDMPLYLRIAPELYLKRLVVGGFERVYEINRNFRNEGVSSRHNPEFTMLEFYMAYADYNDLMDLTEDMLSKLVQEVTGSTELEYGEHKINFAGNYERISMVDAIVKHGDNITKEDLTDFDKAKAIAESLKIKVESFYELGHLINEIFEEVAEHKLIQPTFITDYPAVVSPLARRQDGNPEFTDRFEFFIGAREIANGFSELNDAQDQAERFRKQVEAAAGGDDEAMPYDKDYIRALEYGMPPTAGQGIGIDRLVMYLTNSQSIRDVILFPHMKPE, from the coding sequence ATGAGCAGTAAATTAAAAGATTTAATTAAAGTTTCTATCAAAGAGTATTTAGAAGCTAATGAAATCGCAATGAAAGATGCAGTAAGAGGCAAAATTCGTGAGCAGGTGCAAAACATCATCACAGAAAAAGGTCTTGATGAAAAAAGTGATGGCGTAAAAGAGCTGTCAGCATCATTAGTAAAAAAACAAATCACGGAGCTACAAGAAAGCTCACAGATGACTTTGAGAAAAGAAAAGCTTCAATCTTTAGCAGGTAAAAATGATGGTATAAGTCATCCAAATAGCTTTAGAAGAAATGCTGTAGCAAATGATTTGCAAAATAAATACGCAAGCTTTACAAAACCAGAATTAGAAGAGCTTGAAAATAAAGAACAATACAGTGTAACAGGTAGAGTAGTTCTACGCCGTGTAATGGGTAAGGCTTCATTTATCACGCTTCAAGATTATTCTGGTAGAATCCAATGTTATTTGAAAAAGAGCGACTTACCAGAAGGTCAGTACGATACTTTCAAAAATCTATGTGATTTGGGTGATATTGTAGGTATCACAGGTACTATGTTTAAAACAAATACAGGCGAACTTTCTGTAGAGGCTAGTCACTTTGAAGTTTTAACAAAATCAATTCGCCCATTACCAGATAAATTCCATGGTCTTGCAGATCAAGAGATGAGATACCGTCAAAGATATGTTGATCTTATCACAAATGAAAAGGCTCGTGATGTATTTAAGGTTCGCTCAAAGGTTGTAAGCTTTATCCGCAATTATTTTGACAGTTTGAGCTTTATGGAAGTAGAAACTCCTATGATGCATGTCCTACAAGGTGGTGCAGCTGCAAAACCATTTAGAACTCATCATAATGCCTTAGATATGCCGTTGTACTTGCGTATAGCTCCAGAGCTTTATCTAAAAAGATTAGTTGTTGGTGGTTTTGAGCGTGTTTACGAAATAAACCGTAATTTCCGTAATGAAGGTGTATCTTCAAGACATAATCCTGAATTTACTATGCTAGAGTTTTACATGGCGTATGCTGATTATAATGATCTTATGGATCTAACAGAAGATATGCTATCTAAGCTAGTACAAGAAGTTACAGGTTCAACAGAGTTAGAGTATGGCGAGCATAAAATTAACTTTGCAGGTAACTACGAACGAATCTCAATGGTAGATGCTATTGTCAAGCACGGCGATAATATCACAAAAGAAGATTTAACTGATTTTGATAAAGCTAAAGCAATTGCAGAAAGCTTAAAGATAAAAGTAGAGTCTTTCTATGAGCTAGGTCATCTTATCAATGAGATATTTGAAGAAGTGGCAGAACATAAGCTTATTCAACCAACATTTATCACAGATTATCCTGCTGTCGTATCTCCGCTTGCGCGTCGTCAAGATGGTAACCCAGAGTTTACTGATAGATTTGAGTTTTTCATTGGTGCTAGAGAAATTGCAAATGGTTTCTCTGAGCTTAATGATGCCCAAGACCAAGCTGAAAGATTTAGAAAGCAAGTTGAAGCAGCTGCAGGCGGTGATGATGAGGCAATGCCTTATGATAAGGACTATATCCGTGCGTTAGAATATGGTATGCCACCTACTGCAGGTCAAGGTATCGGTATAGATAGATTAGTGATGTATCTGACAAATTCACAGTCTATAAGAGATGTGATTTTATTCCCACACATGAAACCTGAGTAG
- a CDS encoding nitrilase-related carbon-nitrogen hydrolase: protein MKFRVFLGLVFALVVNLGFADSIKVSAVQMLAHQQSFEEFKADVSRYVEDAKKQNADIVVFPEDNTLNLIYDLPWKKSSLLNLAKFYDAYKAYLLNLAKQEKITIVGGTIVRVIDEKIYNTLIVALPNGEIIEHDKIYLTPVELAFGYNGKGDNILVLDTDKGKVVILICYTSEFANISIELAKIEPDLIIVPSYTDDIYGLSRVQSAIKILSIQNFAYGLVVGMVSNRSINDLEGADGVAQALFVSPQQKGFPLDHLKRAKFNHEEMISYDFNITKLHNEKKVNDVFPHDGLNIYRKVSFDVKSIEL from the coding sequence ATGAAGTTCAGGGTGTTTTTAGGATTAGTATTTGCTTTAGTTGTAAATTTAGGTTTTGCTGATTCAATAAAGGTTTCCGCAGTACAAATGCTTGCACATCAACAGTCGTTTGAAGAGTTTAAAGCAGATGTTTCAAGGTATGTGGAAGATGCAAAAAAGCAAAATGCCGATATTGTTGTTTTTCCAGAAGATAATACTCTTAATTTGATATACGATTTACCTTGGAAGAAAAGTTCTCTTCTTAATCTAGCAAAGTTTTATGATGCTTATAAAGCTTATTTGTTAAATTTAGCTAAACAAGAGAAGATAACAATTGTAGGTGGAACAATTGTGAGGGTCATTGATGAGAAGATTTATAATACTTTGATTGTAGCATTACCAAACGGTGAGATTATAGAGCATGATAAGATTTACTTAACACCTGTAGAATTAGCATTTGGATATAATGGTAAGGGTGACAATATACTAGTATTAGATACAGATAAAGGTAAGGTTGTAATTCTAATATGCTATACCAGTGAATTTGCAAATATATCTATAGAATTAGCTAAAATTGAACCAGATTTGATTATAGTACCGTCCTATACAGACGATATATATGGCTTAAGTAGGGTACAATCTGCTATTAAGATTCTTTCTATACAAAATTTTGCTTATGGTTTAGTAGTTGGTATGGTTTCAAATAGATCTATTAATGATCTTGAAGGTGCCGATGGAGTTGCACAAGCATTATTTGTATCACCTCAGCAAAAAGGTTTTCCATTAGACCATCTAAAGCGAGCTAAGTTTAATCATGAGGAAATGATAAGTTACGATTTTAATATTACAAAACTACATAATGAGAAAAAAGTAAATGATGTGTTTCCACATGATGGGCTTAATATCTACAGGAAAGTATCGTTTGATGTTAAGAGTATTGAGCTTTAG
- the prfB gene encoding peptide chain release factor 2 (programmed frameshift), giving the protein MESINYKTLLKDLTARIQSLRDYLDYDVKKEKLVEVLMELEDGSVWDNPEYAQNLGKQKVELEGVVHNCDNICDTLEALTELLEMADGDESLLEEIAKDTQSVLADIEKLEFRRMFSGQMDANNAFLEIQSGSGGTEAQDWAEMLMRMYMRWADSHGFKVTVDDVSDGDVAGIKGCTLKIEGEYAYGWLRTETGIHRLVRKSPFDSNSKRHTSFASAFISPEVDDDIDIEINPADLRIDTYRASGAGGQHVNKTDSAVRITHVPTNTVVQSQSDRSQHKNKDSAMKQLKSKLYELELQKRNTEKDALEDSKSDIGWGSQIRSYVLDQSRIKDLRTGVESSNTQSVLDGDLDKFIEASLKSGL; this is encoded by the exons ATGGAATCTATAAATTATAAAACTTTGTTAAAAGACCTAACGGCTCGTATCCAATCGTTACGAGACTATCTT GACTATGATGTCAAAAAAGAAAAGCTAGTTGAAGTCCTTATGGAGCTAGAAGATGGCTCTGTGTGGGATAATCCTGAATACGCTCAAAATCTTGGTAAGCAAAAAGTTGAACTAGAAGGTGTAGTGCATAATTGTGATAATATCTGCGATACTTTAGAGGCTCTTACCGAGCTTTTAGAGATGGCTGATGGTGATGAGTCATTACTTGAAGAAATTGCGAAAGATACTCAGTCAGTACTTGCAGATATTGAGAAATTAGAGTTTCGCAGAATGTTTTCAGGACAGATGGATGCAAATAATGCGTTTCTAGAAATACAGTCAGGTTCTGGAGGTACAGAAGCACAAGATTGGGCTGAAATGCTGATGCGTATGTATATGCGTTGGGCAGATAGTCATGGTTTTAAAGTGACTGTTGATGATGTCTCCGATGGAGATGTGGCAGGTATAAAGGGCTGTACGCTAAAGATTGAAGGTGAATATGCTTATGGTTGGTTACGCACCGAGACAGGTATTCACAGACTTGTAAGAAAGTCGCCTTTTGATTCAAACAGTAAAAGACACACTTCATTTGCATCGGCGTTTATTTCACCAGAAGTTGATGATGATATTGATATAGAAATCAATCCTGCAGATTTGCGTATAGATACTTACCGTGCAAGTGGAGCAGGTGGGCAGCATGTTAATAAAACCGACTCAGCAGTGCGTATAACTCATGTACCTACAAATACTGTAGTGCAAAGTCAAAGTGATAGGTCGCAACATAAAAACAAAGATAGTGCGATGAAGCAACTTAAATCTAAGTTATATGAGTTAGAGCTTCAAAAACGCAATACAGAAAAAGATGCTCTTGAAGATTCTAAGTCAGATATTGGTTGGGGAAGCCAGATTCGTTCGTATGTGCTTGACCAATCGCGTATCAAAGATTTACGAACAGGTGTTGAAAGTTCAAATACTCAGTCAGTATTAGACGGTGATTTAGATAAGTTCATCGAAGCTAGTTTAAAAAGTGGATTATAG